Within Zootoca vivipara chromosome 10, rZooViv1.1, whole genome shotgun sequence, the genomic segment aggtccagctctgagggccttctggcagttccctcactgtgagaagtgaggttacaggggaccaggcagagggccttctcggtagtggcacccgccctgtggaatgccctctcatcagatgtcaaggaaataaacaactatcggacttttagaagacatctgaagggagccctgtttaggggagcttttaatgtttgatgctttattgcttttttattattatattctgtcgggagccgcccagagtggctggggaaacccagccagatgggtggggtataaatcatcaccaccaccaccaccaccatccaaaTGTTTGCAGAAAGATGTACAGAGACAATGATTTACTTACTGCTCCCCATGGTCCTGTTCTCCACTGGTTTCCTTGAGGAGAGTGGTGATTCCTTGAGTTTACATTGTCATGTGAATGATGGACCTTGTGTATTGGAGGATAATCCTGGTGGTTTGGATGTTCACGTGTATCCGGATTGTGGTGATAAACTGGCTGGCAGGGTGGCATGTTACATTCTTGTTCTTTTGCAGGGTGGCCTTCGGGATCACAGTAATTCTCATCAATTTGTTGATGGTGGTTGACACAGACAACTTGCCTTGTTACTATTCCATTACCACATGTAACTGTGCACTGACCAAAAATTAACCCAACATTTATGTGACACAACGTAACAGGAAAAAGTGATAACCAATGATtaacaatttttaaatatatataaaaaaatggcaATTAACAATCTACATTTGTGGAACAAGGGGCAAAACAGCTCTATGTGTGCCTCATCAGAAATTAAACATAGGAAGTATTTCTACCTAGGTGTACACTGGCGTTCTAATataaaataggaaaataaaaaacaaactggaAAAAAGAGTAATATTTACAGGTGACCAGCTTCCAGACTGCCAAACACCACAGGGACTAAAGCAGCTTGAAAGTTCTTCAGGTCGTGGCAAATGCGCACAAAATGATTCTTCTGCTACTCTGCCGTCACCATCCCGGCAGCTTACGTAACGAGCGCGGTTCCCCTTTCCACAAGATGAGGAACACTGCACAGACAGACAAAAACCAGAATTGTACTAGTCTAACCAAACAGGCACATACTCAGTACCCAGAGTCAAGAAACTTCTCCTTTCATAAGATATTAAGTGTAGTTAGGGTATGTTCCTCAGTTAGGGTTGGCATGCTAGTCAACTAGGTGCCTATGGGCAAATACTGCCAAATGTGTAGTTGGCAGTTTACCTAGATTCTTTTCATTATGGTGCCATTTGTTAGCACTTGACTCCCTAGCCCTGCAGCTGTCAAGGTAAGCCATCCTGCACAACAAGACTTCTTATACTGGCCTTGCTTGAACCCCAACCGGAACAAAGGACCCCGACCAGGACGGCCCATCTTGCTCGGACAGCAGGTGGGCTGTTCTATTACTGATCCTTGCCCCGTGCCAAATCAGCCCCATGTTCTTGCTGTAAATTGTGgcctgttgtttgtttttttaacccacAACTGGTCTGCCTACCCATTATTCTGCTCCTGATGTGCACAATTTGAAACAAGAGATAAGAGCAGCGAACAAATGCATAGTTTTACTATAGGTAGTGCAAAACAACTGGGCTAAATTAATTTGCTGAAAGGGGATGCAGGAGTTTTTCATCTCTTTTTCTTATCAAGAGAAGGCAATTCTTAAGATCTTATCCTTTTCCCAGTTTATTTATAGAATAACATTTTGCAATGGAGAAGTTTAAGGAATTGTGAAATAAAGAAGGGAAATGCACATTTGATTGCAGCATTGCAACATCACTCACTGGAGTCCATGATCCGTATCTCCACTGAGCCGCTTTATCAGGCTGGATCACAGGAAGTGATGTTGGCCACAGCTTGACAGTCTCTGGACAAGAAGCCATTTCACATTCCTAAAGGTGACAAAGTACATTTTGGAAACATGAGATGGCTGCAAGGGTAGAATAAAActcatttaattgttatttttttacagCACTTTCTTTAAATACTTGTTTTGCTTACTTGGCTGTCCCTTGGACGAGTTGCAGCGCTGCACTCTCTGTTATCATCCAAAATAGTTCCATAAATGCCAGCAACACATTTGACTGCACGCACATGATATCCATGCCCACATGTAACAGAGCACTAAACACAAACAATTCCATAAAGATAGAACAGATTAGACTTAGGATGGACAGAGGAGACAAATGGATAATTCTTCTGTTCCAACTGTTGCTAACCAACATATTCCTCTTCTTAAATTTCTACAATGATTCCTATATTGTTTTGAATGAATTTGAAGGTTCTAGTTCTTGCCTTTAGAGCTCTCTATCTCCTGacacatctatatctatatctatatctatatctatatatctatatctatatatctatatctatatctatatatctatctatatctatatctatatcttctCTTTTCCCATAACAGTTTCTCCATTGCCTATTTGTCAAGTTCTACACCTGATCCTCAAAGTCTTTCATCAAGTATTCTGAGGCCTTGTACAAACACTTCTTAGGCTGTAACAAATATTTTTTCGGAGCATCTTTAACCTACCTGTCCCCCTGTCTTCACAGGAATGGTTTAAGAAGAGGGATTTTAGTGGTGAAATGCTTGAAAATAATATTATGTAAGAACTTCTGTGTACTCACTGCTCCCCAGGGTCCCACTTGCCAAGCTGCACATTCATTAAGTTCACATGCTGTCACTGAATGTGGCATAGAATTTGGATTGCAGAAAACATTTTCCAGTTGTTCGTCATTCAGTTGACACCATACTTGTCGACGCCTCATTCCCTTCCCACAAGTCACAGGACACTACGTAGAGTATCAGAGATGGTAAAAGGATTTGAGTGTTATTTGTTGATTGATTCATGCAGCTTTTATATTACATCTCCTCCTCCAACAAGGCTCTTGGAAGTATAcaaaccaagtacagtggtgccttgctagacgaatttaattcgtcccacgagtcgcttcgtatagcaaaaaattcgttttgcaaagtggctcccataggaacacattgaagtgtggtttcccatagggtgcctcgcaagtcGGTGGGGGCGggatttcgtcttgtgaggcaccctatgggacgaaaaaacttcgtcttgcgaagcacaccataggaaactttgtctcgcgagtctccattgaaatcgcaaaacgctttcgttttgcgagtttttcgtcttgtgaggcattcgtctagcgaggtaccactgtaataaaatctGCATCAGTTAAAAGAAAAATCCTAACTTTTTTTATCACTAACAGCATGCTAAACCTATGTTAATACAGTGGAAATttgagttcttgggaaagtccagaaataaacgataaattgcaagaactcaggccaaaagaagatgatttcaaaaaaatcttcacaaggttttattgatttgatgtggagtttaaatgggaatcaatcccaatgttgaaggcaaataaggataaattccagtaaacatcaggacaaggccctgtttcaactattcttcatcagcaaagattcacaggtcaaagtgtaccaaagcaaacatacttggtacactttgacctgtgaatctttgctgatgaagaatagtcgaaacagggccttgtcctgatgtttactggaatttatccttatttgccttcaacattgggattgattcccatttaaactccgcatcaaatcaataaaaccttgtgaagatttttttgaaatcatcttcttttggcctgagttcttgcaatttatcgtttatttctaaACCTATGTTAATAGCACAAAAATCAGCAAATGGCCTTCTACGGGCACCAGTGGTCTCAATGTGACACCTCTGTGATGCCACTCCCTGCCAGACCTCTGACAGCTCTTTTAGAGGTGGGTGCCTGCCACTATCACCTTTAAATGGGAGTCAAGCTTTGCTTCTATCCATGGCAGCCCAAAATGTACTGTCCAGCCCACAGAATTATGAAATATATTGCTTTTACATGAGGAGTGGGAGCAGGGCTAAGTAACGAGTTTGGACAAAAGGAATTTAAGTTAAGAAGGGAGCCTAGGATGATAAGAACTCCAAACTCTGTCTAAAGGCGTAGTTCACCAGGAATCTCTGGCGATAAGAGACCCCTTGGCATTCTTGGAAGGGGCTTAATGGCTTCACAACAGTGAAATCAATCTGCATGCATTACCTCGCTCCAATCACTAGTGGTCCAGCTGGGGCACAAGAACTCATTGCAGCTCTCCGTAATAATCTTTGGAAGTTTGTGGCACTCTCTATCTGCCAGCCGGCGGCCAAAGTTGTTCATACAAAAAGCTTCTCTGGTTCTCGCACCTCGTCCACAACTCCTTGAACACTGGTTTATCGAGAAAAGACAAGAAACGTATCATTATAAAATAAACAAGTGCACATTAAGGAATAGAAGCACAGGTGTGCATCAATGCATtcttcaggctgaaaaagattTAGCATTTTGTTCTCTCTGTGTTATAAACTgttgaatgcttaaaaaaaaaatcttatgttCGAAAACAGCTGGTGGTTTACACACGAATGGAGCTTTTTGTTGCTTATCATAAAATACAGTAAGGCTACAGCACACTTATTAATGCAAAAACTAATCAAAGGAAGGTTCTAGGATCTGTACCTCTGACCATCCTGTGTAATGCCAGCTTGTTAGAAGACAGTCTCCATGACAGGGCTCTCGGATTGGTGGTTTCTGTTGATCAGCACAGTATTTATCATCCACTGGAACACTCAGTCCCTTTGAAACAGAGTACTTCATACAGTGGATGTCTAAAGATCGAAACCCTGGGCCACACCGAGTTGAACACTCACTTTTGCCAGTGTTATGCCACCTATAAGTATAAACTATTATATAAAACTAAATATGTTTTAGTGTGTAAAGGTAAACTAAATTATGAAGGTGTTCAAATAGAAtggggaacaaacaaacaaacattaagctaattttttaaaatatttgtaatcgTTCAATGCAAGAAACACCAACTCAATGGATTTTTATACCACTTAAGGAAATCatataaaaaaatccaaacacaGTGAATTAAATGAGTTTGTGGAATGCACACTTCAAAGTTACAAAAGTAAATCCAGAAAATGTAACAGTTTGAGTAAACGTTAATCAAGTCATACAATTTGATAAATGTTTATACCTTAATTCACATTCTGTATTACACTGTTCTGTTACAGCTGTGGGACGGGTTATATGCTCACATCTTTGGTCAGAGACCACCAAGTGATCACTCCTTTGTATGCATGTAACTCTCCTCCTGTGAAGACCTTAAATAAAAGGTTTAGAAAAAGTTAAAGATGAGATgtcgtttctttctttttttctttttaatgtgtttttattgaAAGATTCTCATGGATAACAAGGCTacatacacatagctgccaagttttcccttttctcgcgaggaagcctattcagcataagggaaaatccctttaaaaaagggataacttggcagctatgtacatacaacatctctgttttcaattcataaatcttttctacaggtcagttataTTTGGGGTGAGACATTGCTGTGTTAAGCATTGTGAGGTTGGGAGGAAATAATTGGTGAGtggggggggaagaaggggggtaatgttattttattcttttgtgtCTGGAGGTTCtttatttgtctgtctgtttgtttgtttgtttgtttgtttgtttttgttggtgGTGGAGAGGTTGGGAAACCCAGAGCATTCAGAAACCCACAGCATTTGGTTGCATTCAGTGGATCGCAGAGAGTTTTGTTTGTGTATGAGAGGGGGCCGGGGTGGAGTGTTGGGTCAATTTAACCATATCAGAATACACGCTGTCAAGGGGTTTGTGTTGCTGTCTTGTATATGTAATAAAAGGCTGCCACCCACACAGGGATGAAGGCATCCTCTTTTACTTGTCCCCATTCTACTAGAAACATAATTTCCGATCATGTTTTCATTGTTCCAAAGTTTTTAAAGCCAGAATTTCCTTGCTTTTAAACAGTGAATCTTATGAAAATTATGAAGACTGTCTACCAAGTTGTGACCTACACAAAACTATAtttcacacacatttccacaatcAAACCACAATAAGGTGAAAGAGAAATAAATTTTGTTTCTGGCAGGTTATGACaataaattttgaaatatctTAAAAATCACGTCAACCATGAAAATGACAATACCTTGACACATTTTGCTGCAGTCTTGCCAAAGCCCATAGGGGTCCCATATAAACAGATCATGGCCGCCTTCTACAGGAACATTGAATGAATAGCGAATGTCGGGGTTGTATAAATTCCCTACGCACAACACCTAaacaaagattttttaaaaactgtttttcaATGAATTTTTCCTCACTCCTGGtgtataaaaaaatgcaaatacatacTATTACTTAACATATTAAAGATTCACCTGCAAAAGAATCTCCTCTTCAAGCCGTCCAGTGCTGTTTATTCGCTCCACTGTGTTGTTTGACCCACTGTACTCAAAATTAGTTCCGTACATACTGATTTCTTTTTTAGACAAGCTCACAACAAAATTTCCATTCAGGAAAAAATGCCCCTGAGTGTTGGATAATGCTATAACAACATTAACAGAAACAATCACCATTAGTGCATCTTTACTTCATACTTACATGCATTTTGCACATTTGTAATGATTTAATTATTGCTAGGGAATTACGATATggaacattaaaataaattctAAGATTCAATTAATTGTAAGAATTAATCTGAACCCTGCAGTGGTAAAATACCTGCAGTGAAATGAGTCAGCTCACACAGTGATATTAGGCAAAGGTGTTCAAGAGTGTCTTAGGGCTGTTGGATTTCTCATGTGGAATAAAAGCCAGGAACGGATTATCTGAAACACTTACCAAGATAGTTGTCATCTTCTGGCTTCCCTGAATAGCTGTGCTGATGTATGTCAAGGTTCGTTGCTCCTATGGGAATTTTTACTACAATGTTATAGCCTAGAATATAATTAAACTTAAATTAATCCTATGAAAGATTATGCTTGTAAATGATAAACTTCCCAGGAGAAGTGATAAACATGAAGAGAAATCAAAGCAGCTAGATAATCACTTCCAACCAAAAACAATTTATTCCTGATATGATATTGCTTTGTTTATTAcggtaattacagtggtacctcggtttaagtacacaattggttccggaagtccgtacttaacctgaagcgtacttaacctgaagcgtactttcccactgaaagtaatggaaagtggattaatccattctagacgggtccgcggagtacttaaactgaaagtactcaaaccaaagcgtacttaaaccgagctatGACTGTATCTTAATCACAGACCATAACAaccaagacacacacaaaaaagaaaattatatatctCACaatgtttagaacaggcatccccaaactgcggccctccagatgttttggcctacaactcccatgatccctagctaacaggaccagtggttggggaagatgggaaatgtagtccaaaacatatggagggccgaagtttggggatgcctggtttagaactaCTGATTTAAACCATTGAAATATCTGGCACTATACTAAACGTGCTCATAACACTCCAACAGTGATGTTAGAAATTAATAAGATTATAATATAGGGGTTTAAAAATACAgcctttttttgaaaagaaaatgtgtCTAGCGTAGTGGACAGCATTGTGGAATGTAGAAAAAATGATTTAATgccaatatttattattttaatttttaattgtttgaatTCGCTACTAGAAAAACACAGCTGACTGCAtacacagaaaaaataaaacTTGAGAATCTGTTTGGCTTATGTAAGCCAGTGTCATATGCAATTAAGTATGTAAATAGATAGATGGATATCAAGAAACATACCATAATGAGCACTATTGAAAGTTCCTGAAAGAGTTCTACATGAAGAATCATCACCACCACAGATTCCACATTTATCTCGTCTTGCCTTAGAGTTTAACACATGATCACAGCCTGCTTGCTATGGAAACATGTCAAAATGTTTTTAAGTACATGCAACAGCATTCAATTTACAGGTAATTCAAATTGCTCATTTTAACCTCTCATTCCTCACAACTTGCAAGTAATAAGACAGTTTTAATTCATTTAACAATTCTCATAATCAATAATGCATTTGGTGCTGTGTTGCAACAATGACTAGCTTTACTAATCTATAAAAGAAGGTTTCCAAACGAACGAGCACACCAAAACCATACTTCTAATTTAAGTGTGTTACGACaaacaaaatatcaaaagcaTAGGTGTGCTGGATTGCATCTACGAGCATGCTCAAAACAAATGGAGAGGTTGTGCCCAGGGGAGGAACAAACAGAAATGGGGGTgtagcaataaaaaaacaacacccaccaACCGTATCATTACACACATCATCTGTCTGcaattctttgtttgtttattaattagATTTTCCATGCTCAGGGAAAATTCAGGTTTAATATAAAAAGTTTATGGACTGGCATTTTTATGATGACAACATCATATGGACATTGCTGTACATGTATGTTTTTCTGTGTGATCTGGAAGCTCCCTATGAACTTGATTTTGTGGGCAACAGTCCATCTACTACCAATTCCAGGATGGTATTATCAACTCCAACTAGGATGGGTGTTTGTTTTCTAATGACCACTGTTTTTAGCACTATTTGTACTTCTCTgcctttcatttccctctgacctctcgCTGTTTACAATTCTACCTCCCAACAATGCACGCATATGACATCTGCTGTAgttcatgaaagcttatgccataataaatatgtTAGGACTTTAAGGCACCACAAAACTCTTTTTTGCTCTCAAACAGTTTCCAAAAAGATTTGTGTTGTTTTAGTGAACTCAATTACCCTGCATAAGCCTTGCACACATATATCATGAGTGTCTGTTCCACATGGAGTACCATCAATGACCCTGTCTTTCAGCTGATAGTAGGATGTTGTGCCAGAAACACGGCAAAAAAGCTTACAGCGATCCTTCGTAGAAACtgttgggacaaaaaaaaaaaaagccaagtaTGTTTTTGTCACTTGTGAAAGTTTACACAAATGAATATTTAGTTTAAAGAGGAAGTTTCTCATGACTTACTGCCACTATATTTTGGAAGCCAGCGCACGGTAGATGTCAGCCCGTTGATGTTGAAATGTTTACCATCAAACTCGGAGCACTGCTGCTCCCGGAAATCTTTCCTGCCTTTGGGACATGAATCGGTATTACATGATCGAAATTTCATCCTGCGGCCAACGCAGTATTGTCCTCCATGTTTTGGCCTAATGAAAATTGCATTGCAAGCATGTTCAACACAGACAAGAGTCATATTCAAAACAAACTTTCCAAAGAGATCTTACTGATTTAATCTAAATAACATGGATGGCTTAAAAGacgattggacaaattcatgaaggagaaggctatcaatggctaggcTTTGCCTgcagaggtagcaatgcttctgaaacgacaggaaggaagagtgctcttgtgctcaggtcctccttgtgggtttcctacaggcatatggttggcactgtgagaacaggatgctggactagatgggccattggccagactCAGCAAGATCTTAAGTTCTTAAGGTGGTGGCCACCATTGCATAGCTTTAACACTATAAACAATATTTTCAGAACTAAACTACACTCCTGTGGTTTTCgtttatttgaatatatatatatatatatatatatatatatatatatatatatatatatattcaattgaatatatatatattcaattaaAAATTTCCACAGCAGATTTCAATAGGTTATAAAACACATTGCAAGCAAGAATATTTAACACAACTTAACAGCTGTAATGTGCATCATGGTGCGAAGCCAGTTATACAATTGCAAAGTGAATaggaattaaatataaaatgtcaTCATTGCACAAGCATGCATTTTTACAAACCCCACCACATCGTTCTAAGGCTTCACTATCCACTGCCAAAATGCCAGGATTATACAAACCAACTATTACAATATATGCAATAAAGATAGCTTATGTTTCATTTGACTTTGAGTAATGCACTATTCATAATTTCTGCCTTTAAATTTCaaaagacacattgaaattatgaTCCAAGTATCGCAACGTGTCTTTAAGAGCTTGAACAGGCATGCTACTCTTGATAGATCATTCAAAgtatagcagttcgaaagcataccagtacgagtagataaacaggtacagctgcggcgggaaggtaaacagcatttccatgcgctctggcactcgtcacggtgttccgttgtgccagaagtggtttagtcatgctggccacatgacctgaaaagctgtatgagaacaaatgccagctctctcagcctaaagtgagatgagcgcctcatcccatagtcacctttaccttttaccaaagTATAGTCATGTGTTTTTAAGAACTCAGAGGTAAACAGCCATGCCTGCCTGCATCTGACAAAACAGAACAATAAATTTGTGTTCCAGATTAAGAATATCTGTTGTGTGACCTAAGGGATTGAAAACAAGCTTTGTGGTCCAGCACTCAGCTGTTCACATGGGGCAAGTATCAACTCCTTCCAGTTAAAGTAGGTGGTTTCAAGTAAGTGATAATGGAAAGGCTAAACAGTATGTCTTTATCTGATCCACTATGGAAACCTGCTATTAATTTATTATTGGTTTCAGATGACTAGGCACAGTAAACATAGTCTCAATGgacatatatttaaaatgaagaacaaaaCACATACTCTGGCCGATTACACAGTCTGGTTGTGCTTTTGATGCCACCTCCACATGTTCTGGTACATGAACTGTAAGGTCCCCAGGATCCCCATTCTCCATCGACAGggagcttttccttttctttgcttACACAAATCCCATGTCGGCAATGCTGCTCAATTaataaacattaacaaaataaaataaaaacaaaaactaattcaGTGTGCACAGACTCTGTTAAGCAAATAGGAGAACAGGAATTGATATCAAAGAAAATTAAATCGGTGTTAGAAGATTACTGTGTCATTTAAACACTATTTAACGAACTTTACTTTCAAAATACTGGTACTATTAACAATTCAGGAATCTGGAAAGTTCCGCATCTAAGCTTTCATTTATGCATTTAAATGAGATgtctagcaattcaaaagcaatcTGCTCCTAGTATCTTTAATTCAGAACATCAGAATATCTGGCTGCTGGTATTTTTACACATACTGTAAAAGGCGCTCCACTTAAAAAAAAGGCGCTCCACTAATAAAAAATCAAGATTGATTTCTTTcagtgtatacacacacacacacacacacacacacacacacacacacacacacacaacagcagaGAGATAAGGGAGGGCAAGAAGACATTTGAAGATAAGGATAGATCTAGATGTGGACAGAGAAATCTTACCATTCCAAGGCCACATTCTGTTCCATCAGCCAAAGGCATGTGCTGCGTACGGCAACCCTTATGAATGCCTTCTGCGCTTGTACACCACAAACGTTTGCATTGTTTCTACCAAACAAACAGGATTTACTTTGTTACATGAGTA encodes:
- the ADAMTS20 gene encoding A disintegrin and metalloproteinase with thrombospondin motifs 20 isoform X5, with amino-acid sequence MNRKDQLSVLMQLPLFATSVYGSKHKTLWMMLILLTTILQFLSLDICRAREKCDTLGLAELGTMCDPLRSCSISEENGLSAAFTIAHELGHVFNVPHDDSFKCKEVGIKHQYHVMAPTLNYHSNPWTWSKCSEKYITEFLDTGYGDCLLDKPNGRIYDFQSQLPGSLYDVNKQCELMFGPGSQVCPYMKQCKRLWCTSAEGIHKGCRTQHMPLADGTECGLGMHCRHGICVSKEKEKLPVDGEWGSWGPYSSCTRTCGGGIKSTTRLCNRPEPKHGGQYCVGRRMKFRSCNTDSCPKGRKDFREQQCSEFDGKHFNINGLTSTVRWLPKYSGISTKDRCKLFCRVSGTTSYYQLKDRVIDGTPCGTDTHDICVQGLCRQAGCDHVLNSKARRDKCGICGGDDSSCRTLSGTFNSAHYGYNIVVKIPIGATNLDIHQHSYSGKPEDDNYLALSNTQGHFFLNGNFVVSLSKKEISMYGTNFEYSGSNNTVERINSTGRLEEEILLQVLCVGNLYNPDIRYSFNVPVEGGHDLFIWDPYGLWQDCSKMCQGLHRRRVTCIQRSDHLVVSDQRCEHITRPTAVTEQCNTECELRWHNTGKSECSTRCGPGFRSLDIHCMKYSVSKGLSVPVDDKYCADQQKPPIREPCHGDCLLTSWHYTGWSECSRSCGRGARTREAFCMNNFGRRLADRECHKLPKIITESCNEFLCPSWTTSDWSECPVTCGKGMRRRQVWCQLNDEQLENVFCNPNSMPHSVTACELNECAAWQVGPWGACSVTCGHGYHVRAVKCVAGIYGTILDDNRECSAATRPRDSQECEMASCPETVKLWPTSLPVIQPDKAAQWRYGSWTPCSSSCGKGNRARYVSCRDGDGRVAEESFCAHLPRPEELSSCFSPCGVWQSGSWSPCTVTCGNGIVTRQVVCVNHHQQIDENYCDPEGHPAKEQECNMPPCQPVYHHNPDTREHPNHQDYPPIHKVHHSHDNVNSRNHHSPQGNQWRTGPWGACSSTCAGGFHRRVVVCQDEEGRSASFCDEALKPPDSSHCDSGPCPRWNYGDWGECTQTCGDGIKTRLVICQLANGQVLNDQNCEMLEKPPETAQCDIHACPVEVSWHRGPWKSCSVSCGKGVKDRDIYCVNNFQIKLGDNVCQHLKKPRTHKVCRASRCPGWKANRWNECSVTCGEGVQHRDVYCRLRGSGRVDEALCNYLMQPPSKRPCWLPACVQYYWLTDEWQDCSSSCQKRETYRKVRCVDENGIQVNESLCDPGAKPPSSKKCKLASCKYIVITVDTSQCPAGCYLENQQKTSYCVEAHNAWSSHTNNLRTIAYRNCPLAQSPLMNRCNVAVCALAASWNVGKWSQCSAPCGKGTAGRRVECMTQSGSPSDLCLSHLKPAARRICHAKDCEMVTSCKEIQIRKKMRKDGEYLLNIKGRKIKIFCSDMWLEDPKEYLTLAKGEADNFSEVYGYRLQNPYECPFNGSRRQDCLCRDDYPAAGYTIFRKIRIDLSSLEIKTTDFRFAHTILGKPVPFATAGDCYSAARCPQGQFGINLAGTGLRLSPTAKWIAQGNYVTVQIHKSQDDTKIYGRCGGLCGKCIPNGNTGLQLQIN